The Strongyloides ratti genome assembly S_ratti_ED321, scaffold srae_scaffold0000013 genome segment ttattatgcGGATTATCGTTTAAATTTTAAGGCTGTAAAACAAGCAATAAGTATTCTTGAAGAATTCACATGTTTGAAATTTCCATCACCAAAAAACTTATTCAATGTTTTACCAGGTATCCGATTTGTTCGGTCACGCAAATGTTTTGCCTCTTTAGgaaaaaatgttgaaaagGGTTggtatattatatatgttgGAAAAGAATGTGATAATACTGGAGGAATATTACGTTTAATATTACGTTCATTCGGAATAATATATGAACATTGTAGGATGgatagaaattattttataagtattaatgaagaaaatataGCTGAAAGTAGCAAagaagattttaaaatatttaaagaaaccGATATTAAACAAACATTTTTACCATATGAATATGGATCTTTAATGCATTATGGAATGTATACTggaagtaaaaataaaatgaaaaccTTAACACCAAAAGATATTCATTATAAACATACCGTAGGACAACAAGATTTtcttacttttaataatgtaaaagCATTAAATATGCATTATTGTtctaaaatatgtaaaaaaagtatCCGATGTTACAATTTTGGATATCAAAATCCTAATAATTGTGATAAATGTATATGTATTGAAGGTTTTGATGGTACGTATTGTGAAGGATATGCAAGATCATTACCATGGTGTGGGCCGAAAGAACTGTATGCAAAGGATAGACCTATATATTTCAGAATacaaggaaaaaaaaaatgtttttatcatataacaTCACCTAAAAATAGACAAATtgaaattgtaattttaaaaatgagaATGGAACCTACATATACAATAACCTGTTCAATTCATAGAtcattagaaataaaattttggtTAGATAAATCCGTAGCAGGTGCGAGATTTTGTTTCCAAAAGCAttctaatattataaaatcacAGTCTAATCATgttattttacattatagAAGTAATGATCATAGAAGTTAtgttcttttatattttaaagaagcATCTCAAACAAACATACGTAAagaatagtaataaaaattcaaatttttattcataaaaggttttaaacaaaaaacaGTTTAAAACAATGCTTTAataagttaaattttaattctaactttttttttattaacttattgcgaagtatatttaaaataaatatattctaaaaaaaattgtatttgatgtacagataaaaaatttacttttaatgaagtattttttaatattaataaaatttataccaaagttataaaatttagaaattaatagaaaatttgATATAACATTCAAACgtgatgttttaaaaaaaattatttatttttataaatttgttgctgaaattaataaaaagaataaagttttttacaaaaatactaatatttttaaaaaaaaaacaattaataaattgttttcaataaaaaaaatagaaaatatacaAATGTTACATactaaaatagaaaaataataatttttataattttttatgtaaattttgtatttttatatcacaGTTATCATATTTGTCATAAAGACtacatttttttctaacaGATATTTTCaacatcaaaaattttatataatattaacatttattaaaacgaatcattattaaaatttaaatatataaacatttattaattgaaacaaagttaaaaatttattttttatattgcatataaattattataatatttaaattaaattattggTGTTGAAAATATCtgttagaaaaaaatgtaGTCTTTATGACAAATATGATAACTGTGATANNNNNNNNNNNNNNNNNNNNNNNNNNNNNNNNNNNNNNNNNNNNNNNNNNNNNNNNNNNNNNNNNNNNNNNNNNNNNNNNNNNNNNNNNNNGAAAAAAGCTTTTTTTCTAAACAtgacatatttaaaaaaattatttctatattcagtattttatatattatatatatttgtaagttaatgataaatttataatataaaaaaaaatttagcctcatataatttattcaacaaattttagtttaaatgaagaatatatacaaaaaataaatgttaaaagatcaatagaagaaataaataattttagatatgataatgaaaaaatggATGAAATATCTACAAANNNTACTACCGAATTAgtagaaaattaaatgtttttttaataaaaaaagcaataaatattttagataaattaacATGTCTTAATTTTGTGCGagcaaattttttaaaaaatgagtTTTCAGGTATCATATTTGTTGCTAATTCCAAATGTTATGCTTACTTAGGAAAAACAATTGAAAAAAGTTGGCAAAAAATAGGTATTGGAATGGAATGTCATAATTTAGGAGGAATATTACGTATGATTTTACGTACATTAGGAATTATTTATCAACATTGTCGGTTTGATAGagatacatttataaaagtatttccTGAAAATATTGCTGCAAGAAATTTggaaaattttcaaataaaaccACAAGCCAAAATAAGTCGATTATTTTTACCTTATGAATATGGTTCTGTGATGCATTTTGGTACCCTTGAGGGTAGTAAAAATAGAGGTTATACATTGATGCCTAAAGatcatttttatgaaaatactGTTGGACAACTGGATTATCCtacttttaatgatataaaagcTTTGAATTTGCATTATTGTTCCAGtatatgtaaaattaaaatcatatGTAGAAATCATGGATATCAAAATCCTAATGATTGTAATAAATGTGTATGTATTGATGGATTTAGAGGTGTACATTGCGATTATTACACAAGAGCAAGTGTGTTATGTAAAGAAAAACTATTTGAAGCTAAAGTAAAAccttcatttttaaaaataactcaaaataaagtttgtttttatcatttaaaaacaaacattcataaaagaataaaaattggaattttaaaaataagtatgGAACCTAAGTATTCTACAACGTGCTCTCTAAATAGATCGTTCgaagtaaaatatttgaatgaCAAATCTGTAGCAGGTGCAAGATTTTGTCACCAGAAGTTTACaagaattatttattctGAAAGCAATCATgttatgtttatttatagaaGTGATAATCCTAGAAGctatgtttatttatattataaagaaataccTTAAACAAAAATAGACATAGAATAACCGAAATAGATCCAATATCTATGTATGAGAAAATTTAagaataacaattttaaattacgctaaaaatgtttaaatttaaaaacaatttgctattaatttttaatttaatttttacaaaataaagtaaaaattaatttattttaataaatttaaatattaataattaacattcaaaatataaatacatagaaaataaatggtaaaaacttattttgtatatatagcaatagttaaaaaatttatggtATACTTAGCAcagtaatattattaaaagtatcaacagtaataaaatattccccttatttttttaaaatctttttttaaacttaaaaacttataacaaatagtttattttataacaacaATGCTTCAATAGTGACACTTACTTTTATCTAGTTTCATTAAAGTGTAATCTAAAAGTGCCCAcaatagaatatttttttaatttttattgatatttaaatctttaaccaaaattactaataatttttagaaaaaactaatttatttaataaaaatataattttagaaaataactttttttctaGTCTTGAgtctattttataaaaaaaaattttcaattaaaatcattttttgatCATAATTAGTGTATCACTTCTAACTTTATAGTGTTATATAAGTAATTAAACAtgcataaaaaaataaaaatatttttaaaaatttataattttttttaattgtatttttagaaaatttttagctttatttaattcatttttgttcatttgaaaatagattttttacgtttttaaatatttttataggaagtatataaaatcattttgaagatatgaaaataataagatGTGATTTAGAATATAATGAAACaacataataaatttataataaaaaaattttgttaccAAAAGTTGCTTTTTGACATGAACTTAAAATGAAGTGTTTATCTAAGAACACAATTACCTTTTTTCcaataaaactattaatgAATAGATttcacaaaaaaatattaaagactCTAAAGTATagcatattaaaaattaaaaaaataaaatattttataaatttataaatttacttttaaaattatacaatttttcttatttatttttcattattttcatattttgtCTTAAAatactactttttttttaatagaaagtTTGAATgtcataaattatttaatgttgttagtattttttcaaatatatctgtattaaaattttactacatataaataaacttttgtttaatattataaaaagtttactacatattgtttttgtatataaattattataatatttaaattaatttatttattgttgaaaagtaaagttttatttagtatcaaaaataatgaactttttaaatttatttacaataaataaaattttactacaatgcttttgtaataataaaaaaatttatattaaaacagTGAAAGCCAtatattagttaaaaaagtCCTTTTTCAAAAcatgatatatttaaaaaagttatttctaaatttagtattttatatattatgtgTAATTGTaagttaatgataaattaataacataaaaaaaattttagccTTATATAATTAGTTCAACTAATTTTAGTTTAAATTATGAGTATATTAtgagtatataaaaaaaggaaatgTAAAAAGatcaataaaagaaataaataattttaaatatgataatgaaatattagataatttatcaacaaatattagttaaaaaagaGACATGTCtgtttttcaatataaatgGATTTTACCAATATTTTACTATGTGAATTAtcgtttaaattttaatactgTAAAAAAAGCATTAAATCTTCTTGAAGAATACACATgcttaaaattttcaaatccaaaaaacttattttaaattccAACAAGCATCCGATTTCTTCGGTCAATTAAATGTTTAGCCTCTTTAGGAAAAATTGTTGATAAAGGCAGGCTAATGATATATGTTGGAAAAGAATGTGAAAATACTTTGGGAATAATACGTTCATTAGGAATAATATATGAACATTGTAGgataaatagaaatttttttattaaagtatatgaagaaaatattgCTCAAAGTAACAAAGAagattttcaaatatttttaccttatgaatataaaactttaatgCATTTTGTAATGTATACTGGAAGTAAAAATACAATGATAACATTAATACCAAAAGATCTCCATTATAAATATACCGTAGTACAACAAGAATCGCTTACGTTTAATGGtgtaaaaactttaaatatgCATTATTGTTCTGAAGAATGTCACAACAGTATCTCATGTTACAATTATGGATATCAAGATCCTAATCATTGTTATGAATGTATATGTATTTATGGGTTTGAAGGTATGCATTGtgaaaaatatacaaaattaacACCATGGTGTGGGGCGAAAGAACTGTTTGCAAAAGaaaaatctttatatttCAGAAtgtatggaaaaaaaaatgtatttattaaataacatcACCTAAAAATAGACAAATtgaaattgtaattttaaaaatgagaATGGAACCTACGTATACAACTACTTGCTCAATTCATAGATCactagaaataaaattttggtTGGATAAATCTGTATNNNNNNNNNNNNNNNNNNNNNNNNNNNNNNNNNNNNNNNNNNNNNNNNNNNNNNNNNNNNNNNNNNNNNNNNNNNNNNNNNNNNNNNNNNNNNNNNNNNNNNNNNNNNNNNNNNNNNNNNNNNNNNNNNNNNNNNNNNNNNNNNNNNNNNNNNNNNNNNNNNNNNNNNNNNNNNNNNNNNNNNNNNNNNNNNNNNNNNNNNNNNNNNNNNNNNNNNNNNNNNNNNNNNNNNNNNNNNNNNNNNNNNNNNNNNNNNNNNNNNNNNNNNNNNNNNNNNNNNNNNNNNNNNNNNNNNNNNNNNNNNNNNNNNNNNNNNNNNNNNNNNNNNNNNNNNNNNNNNNNNNNNNNNNNNNNNNNNNNNNNNNNNNNNNNNNNNNNNNNNNNNNNNNNNNNNNNNNNNNNNNNNNNNNNNNNNNNNNNNNNNNNNNNNNNNNNNNNNNNNNNNNNNNNNNNNNNNNNNNNNNNNNNNNNNNNNNNNNNNNNNNNNNNNNNNNNNNNNNttttattttattaaattattgcaaagtatatttaaaattgatatattctaaaaaaaattgtattttatgtatagataaaaaattgtaaaaaatttactttaaatgtgtcattttttaatatttaaaaaatagtaataaaatttataccaaagttataaaatttagaaattaatagaaaatttgATATAACATTCAAACgtgatgttttaaaaaaaattttctatttttataagtccgttgctaaaattaataaaaagaataaagttttttacaaaaatactaatattttttaaaaaaaacaattaataaattgttttcaataaaaaaaatagaaaatatacaAATGTAACATactaaaatagaaaaataataatttttataattttttatgtaaattttgtatttttatatcatagtTATCATATTTGTCATAAAAACtacatttttttctaacaGATATTTTCAACatcaaaagttttatataatattaacatttattaaaacgaatcattattaaaatttaaatatataaacatttattaattgaaacaaagttaaaaatttattttttatattgcatataaattattataatatttaaattaaattattggttgttaaataataaagttttatttagaatccaaaataattaaaattttaaaatgtatttacaATAGAAAAgaagtatatataatatcagTTAAAatcatacatttttttaaaaaagtctttttttctaaacatgacatatttaaaaaaattatttttatattcagtattatatttattatatatatttgtaagttaatgataaatttataatataaaaaaaaatttagtctcatataatttattcaacaaattttagtttaaatgatgagtatataaaaaaaagaaatgttaaaagatcaatagaagaaataaataattttaaatatgataatgaaaaaatgaaTGAGATATCTacaaataatagaaaaaaaagagatatgacaattatacaatataaaTGGACTTCACCAATTTACTACCAAATTGGTTGcacattaaatattaaattaataaaaaaagcaataaatattttagataaattaacATGTCTTAGATTTGTGCATGTAACCTCTTTAAACAGTGATTTTGAGGTATCAGATTTGTTGCTAGTTCCAAATGTTTTGCTTACttaggaaaaaaatttaaaaaaggttGGCAAAAAATAGGTATTGGAATGGAATGTCATAATTTAGGAGGAATATTACGTATGATTTTACGTNNNNNNNNNNNNNNNNNNNNNNNNNNNNaatttatttataaaagtatttccTGAAAATATTGCTGCAGAATATATGGAagattttcaaataataccACAAGCCAAAATAAGTCGATTATTTTTACCTTATGAATATGGTTCTGTGATGCATTTTGGTACCCTTGAGGGTAGTAAAAATAGAGGTTATACATTGATGCCTAAAGatcatttttatgaaaatactGTTGGACAACTGGATTATCCTacttttaatgatttaagaattttaaattttcattattgtgctaataaatgtaaaataagTATTAAATGTTCAAATCATGGATATCAAGATCCTAATGATTGTAGTAAGTGTATATGTATTGAGGGATATAAAGGTTCACATTGCGATTATTACACAAGAGCAAGTTTGTCatgtaaagaaaaagaattagAAGCTAAAGTAAAACCttcatttttcaaaataactcaaaataaactttgttattatcatttaagaTCATACAAtcataaaagaataaaaattggaattttaaaaataaatatgggACCTAAGTATTCTAAACCGTGCTCTTTAAGTAATTCATTTgaagtaaaatatttgaaagaCAAATCTGTAGCAGGTGCAAGATTTTGTCACCAGAAATTTACaagaattatttattctGAAAGCTATTATGTTatgttaatttataaaagtgaAAATCCCAAAAGctatgtttatttatattataaagaaataccTTAAACAAAAATAGACATAGAATAAACAAAATAGATCCAATATTATGTATCagaaattttaagaataacaattttaaattaagcttaaaaaagtttaaatttaaacacaatttgcttttaatttttaatttatttttcacaaaataaagtaaaaattaattttttttaataaatttaaatattaataattaacatttaatatataaatatatagaaaataaatggtaaaaacttagaaaaaatagtttattttataataacagtGCTTAAATAGTGATACTTACTTTAATCTAGTTTCATTAAAGTGTAATCTAAAAGTACCCAcaatagaatatttttttaatttttattgatatttaaatctttaattaaaattattattaatttttacaaaaaaagccaatttatttaataaaaacatcataatattaaataactttttttctaatcttgagtctattttataaaaaaaaaattttcaattcaAATCCTTTTTTGATCATAATTAATGCGTCATTTCTAACTTTATAGTGTTCTATAAGTAAGTAAATAtgcataaaaaaataaaacttttgttACCAAAAGTTGCTTTTTTGAAATGAACTTAAAAATGAAGTGCTTATGTAAGAACATAATTACCTTTTTTTCAATAAGACTATTAATGAATAGATTTCacagaaaaaatattaaagactTTAAAGTATagcatattaaaaattaaaaaaataaaatattttataaatttacttttaaaattatacaattttttttattcattctTCATAAGTTccatatttttcttaaaatactactttttttaatagaaagtTTGAATgtcataaattatttaatgttgttagtattttttttaatatatctgtattaaaattttactacataaaaaaaaattttttgtttaatattataaaaagtttactacatattgtttttgtatataaattattataatatttaaattaatttttttattgttgaaaagtaaagttttatttagtattgaaattaatgaacttttta includes the following:
- a CDS encoding Astacin-like metalloendopeptidase; amino-acid sequence: MTYLKKLFLYSVFYILYIFPHIINSTNFSSNEEYIKKRNVKRSIEEINNFRYDNEKMDEISTNNRKKRDMKIPQYKWKSPIFYYADYRLNFKAVKQAISILEEFTCLKFPSPKNLFNVLPGIRFVRSRKCFASLGKNVEKGWYIIYVGKECDNTGGILRLILRSFGIIYEHCRMDRNYFISINEENIAESSKEDFKIFKETDIKQTFLPYEYGSLMHYGMYTGSKNKMKTLTPKDIHYKHTVGQQDFLTFNNVKALNMHYCSKICKKSIRCYNFGYQNPNNCDKCICIEGFDGTYCEGYARSLPWCGPKELYAKDRPIYFRIQGKKKCFYHITSPKNRQIEIVILKMRMEPTYTITCSIHRSLEIKFWLDKSVAGARFCFQKHSNIIKSQSNHVILHYRSNDHRSYVLLYFKEASQTNIRKE
- a CDS encoding Astacin-like metalloendopeptidase, producing KLNVFLIKKAINILDKLTCLNFVRANFLKNEFSGIIFVANSKCYAYLGKTIEKSWQKIGIGMECHNLGGILRMILRTLGIIYQHCRFDRDTFIKVFPENIAARNLENFQIKPQAKISRLFLPYEYGSVMHFGTLEGSKNRGYTLMPKDHFYENTVGQLDYPTFNDIKALNLHYCSSICKIKIICRNHGYQNPNDCNKCVCIDGFRGVHCDYYTRASVLCKEKLFEAKVKPSFLKITQNKVCFYHLKTNIHKRIKIGILKISMEPKYSTTCSLNRSFEVKYLNDKSVAGARFCHQKFTRIIYSESNHVMFIYRSDNPRSYVYLYYKEIP
- a CDS encoding Astacin-like metalloendopeptidase, with the protein product IRFLRSIKCLASLGKIVDKGRLMIYVGKECENTLGIIRSLGIIYEHCRINRNFFIKVYEENIAQSNKEDFQIFLPYEYKTLMHFVMYTGSKNTMITLIPKDLHYKYTVVQQESLTFNGVKTLNMHYCSEECHNSISCYNYGYQDPNHCYECICIYGFEGMHCEKYTKLTPWCGAKELFAKEKSLYFRMYGKKNVFIK
- a CDS encoding Astacin-like metalloendopeptidase — translated: FIKVFPENIAAEYMEDFQIIPQAKISRLFLPYEYGSVMHFGTLEGSKNRGYTLMPKDHFYENTVGQLDYPTFNDLRILNFHYCANKCKISIKCSNHGYQDPNDCSKCICIEGYKGSHCDYYTRASLSCKEKELEAKVKPSFFKITQNKLCYYHLRSYNHKRIKIGILKINMGPKYSKPCSLSNSFEVKYLKDKSVAGARFCHQKFTRIIYSESYYVMLIYKSENPKSYVYLYYKEIP